Below is a window of Pangasianodon hypophthalmus isolate fPanHyp1 chromosome 28, fPanHyp1.pri, whole genome shotgun sequence DNA.
TACGGGGTTCCCCaaaccttaaaggttctgtgtataACCCTACAACAGAGAGTTTCCACTTGAGAAAAGATCTCAAGTAGACACCTAGAACCATTATCCATCTTGAAACCCTTTGTTGTACAGTCATACAGTACAAAGGACCTTGAAAGGAATCCacgtattaaaaataaaaacgaaGAAACCTTAAAGTTTCTATGCAGAACTCAAAAAAATAAAgggtttcctttaaaaaaaagatcttaaGTACAGAcctagaaccattaaccatccaaaaTCTCTCTGATGTAGAGTGCTATATAGAACATTTAAGTTTTCTTCAGTTTTCTCTATGaggaaacccttaaaggttctacgtAGGACcctacaacagaaaaaaaagatttcaagtAGACACCTAGATCCATTAACCCTCCAAaaccttttatatatatatatatatatatatatatatatatatatatatatatatatatatatatatatatatatataaaaaaaagtatgtagaTGGTGTAGCAGGTAGCACTGATGACTCTTGGGTCTGGGGTTCAATCCCAAGCTCAGGTTAATGtctcatgggtttcctccaggttctgcggtttcctcccacctcccaagtAGGTTGACTTGGCTATTGTAAAGTGCCTCTAGGTTTGACTAAGTGAGTGAATGTGGAATGGATGAGTGTCCAGACcttcagatccaccacaaccctgaccaggttaactaaagataaatgaatgtagGTGTTCACCATTTCCCCAGATCTGACGCTCAGCCTTGTGTTAATGCACAAGAAAAATGGCAGAAATTCAAAGAACAACCAAACATCCCAGGTTCTAGGGTCTGCCCTTGCTTATCATTTGgttgaaatgtttatttccaCCAACATGGTACTGGTTACCAATCCTGGAGCAGCTGTTGATTCAGGGAACCTGCAAACCCTTTTAAGAACCAGGTGCATTTCCACCGGTGTTAGAGCTGTACCTTTATATACTCAGATGTCAGAGTCAGAATTAATTGCTACAGCAGTAGCCACACGTAAGGGACTTGACCTGACCTCTTGATCTGTGACTTCTTCAGGTGAGAAAAAGAGGTCGCTAGGCCGGGATTATCACCCACTGTGTCTGAAGTGCCACAAGTGCAAAAGGCAGCTAACGCCTGGCCAACATGCAGAGgtacccacccacccacacacacacacacacacacacacacacacacaatctcttccTTATTTctaattatctttattattaaaggAATGAAAATCAAATTGACCCAAATTTTCCCTTATTCCCAAATCTCGCCACATAGCCATGGCATGTTGcgctgatgtggtttaggacactgGCACCTATGAACACGAACAAAACCTTACCATGAACACGGTAACATTATGGAGGTGGCCATTTTGGAAAACTGAAGTGTTTCTTAGTGCTGGTTTCTGTCACTCTGCCCCCAAATAGGCCCACCTTCCAAAGTTTGTAGGTGgacttatattaaaaaaactggAAGAAAACTGGATGAATAATATATCtattattttattccattttgaAATGAGAATACAGAGCTAAATGGCATTGTTTGAAGCACTAATATAATTATTTGGTtatgtatttatgaaaaaaaaacagagcttcGTAGCTgaagtgcaaaactaaagaagcaaatgtgcGAAGTTAATCAGTGACTGATCGAATTTGaattaatttgatttttcaCCCAAATGTGTGCTTATCATTCACTTCAATCTAATATGGTTTATGCATGCTTGTGTCTAACATATGGCTGCATTACAGGCTTTTTctcacagaagtgtgtgtgtgtgtgtgtgtgtgttttccagcaTGATGAGAAGCCCTACTGCACTAACTGCTACTTGAGAGATTTTGGGCCTAGAggtgaatctctctctctctctctctctctctctctcacacacacacacacacacacacagcagacagTGTGGCACATTGCATAATACTAGAAATGGCACA
It encodes the following:
- the zgc:195282 gene encoding cysteine-rich protein 2, translated to MVSYCPICGKPVYFGEKKRSLGRDYHPLCLKCHKCKRQLTPGQHAEHDEKPYCTNCYLRDFGPRGTRAPMPRTRSTATS